Part of the Rhodamnia argentea isolate NSW1041297 unplaced genomic scaffold, ASM2092103v1 Rarg_v2.32, whole genome shotgun sequence genome, TATGTGCTATAATGCTGAGCCAAGGACGCTCCGCCTTATCTATAGAAGCAGTCAACTGAGTTCTGAACGAATTAGCTCCTTGGTAATGGCTAAATCTATAGATAGAAAGCCCTATGATGGGAAACTACCACGTTAGGTCTGGAGAGAGATGGGACCGGTTATATAATAATAGATAGGAGGAGGAGATGCAAGCTTTTTCTTTCAATAGCCGGTCAAATGACTACAGGATCATCGGTCTACTCTACCTCAATTCACCATTTCGAACTTTATACAGAAGGTTTTTCCGTACCAGCTCCTTCTACCTATACTGCAGTTGAAGCACCTAAAGGAGAATTTGGTGTCTTTCTGGTCAGTAATGGAAGCAATCGTCCCTACCGTCGTAAAATAAGAGCACCTGGCTCTGCCCATTCACAAGGACTCGATTCTATGTCCAAACATCACATGCCAGCAGATGTGGTCACCATTATTGGTACTCAAGATATTGTGTCTGGAGAGGTGGATAGATAGGACTACTAGTTGCTCGATCAGGACCCTAGCTTTATTGCGAGCCAAAAACCTGTCAGCGACATTCTCCaaacacttaaaaaagaaatctgACATGCCTCAACTGGATAAATTCActtatttgaatttgaatttgacaAAATGCGTCTTGTTATGCTTGCTGTGCGTGGTGTGCTTGAGATGTCTGGGTCGAAAGTCGGACTTTTACTTTAGGCTATGGacctctctatatatatatattcacaaaaataaaactgTCTTGAGATGGGGATTTGTAGGCTATATGGGGCTTCGAATGACGGTGGTTCTTTGGACCGCGGACTGGCCCGTGCTACTTTTTCAAAGCACGGTCTTTGGAGTTCTTCCCCCTGGCGGTGAGGGTACTTCTGGGGCCAACTCCGGCTGGACATCCATCCTAGGGAGCAGCTCTGGGGCCAACTCCGGCTGGACATCTATCCTAGGGAGTTGCTCTGGGGAAAACTCCGGCTGGACATCTATCCTAGGGAGCAGCGCTGGGGAAAACTCCGAACCCAGCGTGAATCAGCCAACGCCAACTTGCTCTTCAAATCAAAACATGGCTAGCCCGTCGTCTGCTCCAATTGAACAACCGGCCCCACAGCATACACCTTTCCCCCTCCTTCAAGAAGAGGGGGAGCGGGGAGATCTTCTCAGGTCTCTTCATAGGCTCGTAGCGGCCCAATTACAACATTATACAGAGAGAGACCTTCCAAGGTGGAGAATTTCCTCAACCACTGAGTTGTATGATACGGCCGCCTATTCTATTATGCTGGAATATATCGAATTTCCAGATAAAACAACAAAGGAGGAGCTTCAAGACTGGATTTCTCAAGTACGTTTAAATCCTAAACTTCTTGAAGACTCTTATAAGGGATACACTGGGAAGCGCTTACGGTAACTTCTTGAAGTATTGAAGTCCCTCTTTTGTTCAATTTGGGTCAGACCTATACCTAGGGGGAGAATCGTTTAGGAATCATCTAGAGATCTTGCTGCTGTCGGTATTGAAAACGTAGTCAGCGACATTCTCCAAACACTCGATCTTGAATTGAATCATGGAATTCTCTCCAAGAGCTGCGGAACTAACGACTCTATTAGAAAGTCGAATTACCAACTTTTACACGAATTTTCAAGTGGATGAGATCGGTCGAGTGATCTCAGTTGGAGATGGGATTGCACGTGTTTATGGATTGAAGGAGATTCAAGCTGGTGAAATGGTTGAATTTGCCAGCGGTGTGAAAGGAATAGCCTTAAATCTTGAGAATGAGAATGTGGGGATTGTTGTCTTTGGTAGTGATACCGCTATTAAAGAAGGAGATCTTGTCAAGCGCACTGGATCTATTGTGGATGTTCCTGCGGGAAAGGCTATCTTAGGCCGTGTCGTCGACGCCTTGGGAGTACCTATTGATGGAAGAGGGGCTCTAAGCGATCACGAACGAAGGCGTGTCGAAGTGAAAGCCCCTGGGATTATTGAACGTAAATCTGTGCACGAGCCTATGCAAACAGGCTTAAAAGCGGTAGATAGCCTGGTTCCTATAGGCCGTGGTCAACGAGAACTTATAATCGGGGACCGACAAACTGGAAAAACAGCTATTGCTATCGACACCATATTAAACCAAAAGCAAATGAACTCAAGGGCCACCTCTGAGAGTGAGACATTGTATTGTGTCTATGTAGCAATTGGACAGAAACGCTCAACTGTGGCACAATTAGTTCAAATTCTTTCCGAAGCGAATGCTTTGGAATATTCCATTCTTGTAGCAGCCACCGCTTCGGATCCTGCCCCTCTGCAATTTATTGCCCCATATTCTGGGTGTGCCATGGGGGAATATTTCCGCGATAATGGAATGCACGCATTAATAATCTATGATGATCTTAGTAAACAGGCGGTGGCATATCGACAAATGTCATTATTGTTACGCCGACCACCAGGCCGTGAAGCTTTCCCAGGAGatgttttttatttgcattcacGCCTTTTGGAAAGAGCCGCAAAACGATCGGACCAGACAGGTGCAGGTAGCTTGACCGCCTTACCCGTCATTGAAACACAAGCTGGAGACGTATCGGCCTATATTCCTACCAATGTGATCTCCATTACTGATGGACAAATATGTTTGGAAACAGAGCTCTTTTATCGCGGAATTAGGCCTGCTATTAACGTCGGCTTATCTGTCAGTCGCGTCGGGTCTGCCGCTCAGTTGAAAGCTATGAAACAAGTATGCGGGAGTTTAAAACTGGAATTGGCACAATATCGCGAAGTAGCCGCCTTTGCTCAATTTGGGTCAGACCTTGATGCTGCCACTCAGGCATTACTCAATAGAGGTGCAAGGCTGACAGAAGTACTGAAACAACCACAATATGCACCACTTCCAATTGAAAAACAAATTATAGTCATTTATGCAGCTGTCAATGGATTCTGTGATCGAATGCCGCTAGACAGAATTTCAATATATGAGAAAGCGATTCTAAATAGTGTCAAACCAGAATTATTACAATCCTTCTTAGAAAAAGGGGGCTTAACTaacgaaagaaaaatagagCTAGATGCATTCTTAAAAGAAACTGCTTTCACTTTCCTATGATGAAAGACTTCAGAAATTTCTTGGGGAAGAATGAATCTTTCCTAAGAAAAAATCTCTCACCGAAAGGTAGGGGGGGGGCCAGCAATTCTACTCTACCTAGGCAGTAGGTTGGAAGCCCCTTCCTCCCCTCACGATTACGAAAAGGAAAGTAGCTTGATTGGTTCAAATCCAATCCGTGAGATGAAGTCATCTTTAGCTGGTCATGGCCATAATAAAGGCAAGGCAAGggaaggattaaaaaaaaaaaaaactcgcacAGATGATGGGAATGCAAGCAAAGGCAATTGACGCATACGTGAAAGAAAAGGCTGAGGGGCACGGTGTGTCTGGGGATTTTTTACTCACTTTCAAACAATTTCACTCTAATGATGAAGCAGGGATGGATATGATGGCTTTAGCAATCTACGGGCTGGTGATTTTCCCTAAAGCTTTAGGATATGTGGATGATCGGGTTATCAATCTATTCTCTCAGTTCAAGCATGGAGTCAATCCCATACTTGTTATCCTTTCAGAGACTTTCCGGTCTTTGAATCATTGCAGAACTGAGGAAGAAGGGCGATTTTTAGGATGTGCTCCATTATTAGACATCTGGATGGAGAGCCATCTCAAGTGTATCAAAGACAGATTCACGAGACCCTACTTGCCATAAAATAGAATtccaatcaaagaaaagaaagacctgtgcccatcttcatcttctagtTTTTGCTCTTATCCTTCAGTTTCAGTAGGGAAAGCCCTTTCCTCAACCATTTCTGCACCCATTCTCCGAGCAGGAGAACATGAAGCTTGTCTCTTGAATTGCTCTTTTGATTGAGTTCACGAAGGCTTTCTTGAAAAGACTGTCTGattttcaattgaaagaaaGTCCAGACCATCGGCTGGCGCCTCCTCACCTGCTAGGAAGACCAAAACGGGGGTATCTCCCAAAGCGGAGGTATCCACAGTTCTATCGGCATTCCTCAACACCTATAGAGGGAAGAAGGAAGACAACTGAATAGAATCAAAGGGCAGCGGAAGATGAAGCGATAGGACATTATTTTTCACCAGATGAATTGAATGCTTCGGGGGCACTTCTTCCCAAGTCGGAAAACGATTTAGTAAGACCGGGCTCACTTTTCGAGTTAATTCTAGACAAAGACTTCAAAGGAACGGAGCTTTGTTGAAGCTATTACTAAGACTCTTTTTCGTAGTATTGGCAGTGGAAGAAAGATCATATAATAAGTATCCGATTCAAAGTCTTCGTTGCATATGGGTACCTCAGGCTACGGGTCCGGTCTCGTGTGGTACCAATCTATAGGTCCAAAAGGGGGAGGAGAGCCATCCTCCGAGGGAGCGGTGGCAGACTTTTCTATTACATCCTCCGATGCGGCTACAGAAAGCAATTCAAGGGCAACATCCGATGAAGCAGTGGCAGCTAAAAGTCAAAGCAATGGGCTTACTTCCTAGAGAACTTTGCTGACTCACCTGCTGACGATTGAAGCTGGGCTTATAACTACTATAACTATAGGTGGACTCTTCTCTCAACTTCTTTAGAACCGGAAACGGGGGAGAGCAAAAAAGGATGAAAGAGGAGTTGCCTCCGTCCTTCCTTCGATGGAGGCTGAATCTTCTAGACCCCTATGCGCAAGAAGAAGAGAACTATAGGCTGATCCCTCCAGAGTTGGTTATTGGGAAAGACCTAAGGTCAAGACCTCCATGAAGAAAAACCTGTTACGATTTTTTAGTGTAGAACAGAGGCTCACATCCGATTTCGAAAGAGCGGTATCAATAACAATAGGTATAAAAACGGATCCGTCCGGAAAACTCTTAGAGGTCTACTTTTCCCGGCCTGCTCTTCTTGGCTGAGGGGCTCTCCTTCTTAGAGTGAGGTCTAGGTCCTCACCCCATGGTAAGGAAGATTGAAATCTACAACAGGTGGTCAGCCgctcacaaaataaaaaagaggccTGGAAGCTCTTAAGTTGGAGCTCAGAATATCCAAAGTCAGAGCATCTAAAAGATCAGCGTCCTCCCCGgttctttaaaataaataaatggggGGACGGGTCAGACTATTCAGGAAATAAAGCTCTTCTTCGTCTTTTCGAAACATTAAGTTAAGTGTCGGACGGACTAAAGAACCATTTtataaaagttttctttttgaagCGTCTGATTCTCACGTCAAGATGAAGTGAAGCAAGAACCGCGAATGACAGGATGAGACTGAGTTGACTAAGCAAGAATCGCAGAAATTTTCCCTTTCGTGGAAAATGGGCGGGAAGTATGAAACACTTAAGCTTctcaaaaacaaaaagtcaGCGTGTATGTTGGTTGTGTTGCCAGTCTTTGACTTTCTTTTAGGCTGGCTCTTCTCTATCCAGAGTAGAACGGCATTGGTCTTCCCTTTTAGAGCTCGACCTGCCAAAATAAAACCAGAATTATAAGATTGGGCTTCCCTATACCTATCATAATGTTTAGATTAATCAGTTTCTTAACCTGAACTGAAGGGCTTTCCCTAGATAGAACTAACTAAATCATTGGGGGATCCTGGATATCCTATTTCCTAGATAATAGGAAATAGGAAGGGAAGCTCGGTGAAAGGTAGGATGATATTGTCACCGCTTCGGTTTTCCTTGTCCCTT contains:
- the LOC125313444 gene encoding ATP synthase subunit alpha, mitochondrial; this translates as MEFSPRAAELTTLLESRITNFYTNFQVDEIGRVISVGDGIARVYGLKEIQAGEMVEFASGVKGIALNLENENVGIVVFGSDTAIKEGDLVKRTGSIVDVPAGKAILGRVVDALGVPIDGRGALSDHERRRVEVKAPGIIERKSVHEPMQTGLKAVDSLVPIGRGQRELIIGDRQTGKTAIAIDTILNQKQMNSRATSESETLYCVYVAIGQKRSTVAQLVQILSEANALEYSILVAATASDPAPLQFIAPYSGCAMGEYFRDNGMHALIIYDDLSKQAVAYRQMSLLLRRPPGREAFPGDVFYLHSRLLERAAKRSDQTGAGSLTALPVIETQAGDVSAYIPTNVISITDGQICLETELFYRGIRPAINVGLSVSRVGSAAQLKAMKQVCGSLKLELAQYREVAAFAQFGSDLDAATQALLNRGARLTEVLKQPQYAPLPIEKQIIVIYAAVNGFCDRMPLDRISIYEKAILNSVKPELLQSFLEKGGLTNERKIELDAFLKETAFTFL